A window of the Dermacentor variabilis isolate Ectoservices unplaced genomic scaffold, ASM5094787v1 scaffold_12, whole genome shotgun sequence genome harbors these coding sequences:
- the LOC142565820 gene encoding salivary anticoagulant protein P23-like isoform X1, with amino-acid sequence MSQSGSWLTSKIPDIMIPVLLFTLFAGAFGATVTDANRYIDQVLGYQMADLVRRNRLDPLAVAPYSTNLGAPGTLSAQMRVVNVTGLGFIRRQGDCGRPGSSGPGRVTVGCNVVLDRVAVSATSDLTYVGAQRRVGTRADFDTNHALVEVTSTLGQSPTVNFRLLRPPRPRVSFSGLRDLPLYNVIQKGYEQELSRVLQAQLSGPYLANLGHACRAVRFPR; translated from the exons ATGTCCCAGTCAGGAAGCTGGCTCACTAGCAAG ATACCTGATATAATGATTCCAGTACTCCTGTTCACCCTTTTCGCTG GGGCCTTTGGTGCCACCGTCACCGATGCCAACCGCTACATCGACCAGGTGCTCGGATACCAAATGGCTGACCTGGTACGTCGAAACCGGCTGGATCCACTCGCGGTGGCTCCCTACAGCACCAACCTGGGCGCGCCCGGCACGCTAAGCGCACAGATGCGCGTCGTCAACGTAACTGGTCTGGGATTCATCCGGCGCCAAGGCGACTGCGGCCGGCCCGGATCATCGGGACCCGGTCGCGTCACCGTCGGCTGCAACGTGGTCCTCGACCGCGTCGCCGTGAGCGCCACTTCCGACCTGACCTACGTGGGCGCGCAACGTCGCGTTGGCACCCGGGCCGACTTTGACACCAACCACGCGCTGGTCGAGGTGACGTCCACTCTTGGTCAGTCGCCCACGGTCAACTTCAGGCTGCTCCGGCCACCCAGGCCGCGCGTCTCCTTCAGCGGACTCAGGGACTTGCCCCTGTACAATGTCATCCAGAAGGGCTACGAACAAGAGCTGTCTCGCGTCCTTCAGGCGCAGCTCTCGGGGCCCTACCTCGCCAACCTTGGTCACGCCTGCCGGGCTGTCCGCTTCCCACGTTAG
- the LOC142565820 gene encoding uncharacterized protein LOC142565820 isoform X2: protein MLAILHEEEFLQMIPDIMIPVLLFTLFAGAFGATVTDANRYIDQVLGYQMADLVRRNRLDPLAVAPYSTNLGAPGTLSAQMRVVNVTGLGFIRRQGDCGRPGSSGPGRVTVGCNVVLDRVAVSATSDLTYVGAQRRVGTRADFDTNHALVEVTSTLGQSPTVNFRLLRPPRPRVSFSGLRDLPLYNVIQKGYEQELSRVLQAQLSGPYLANLGHACRAVRFPR from the exons ATACCTGATATAATGATTCCAGTACTCCTGTTCACCCTTTTCGCTG GGGCCTTTGGTGCCACCGTCACCGATGCCAACCGCTACATCGACCAGGTGCTCGGATACCAAATGGCTGACCTGGTACGTCGAAACCGGCTGGATCCACTCGCGGTGGCTCCCTACAGCACCAACCTGGGCGCGCCCGGCACGCTAAGCGCACAGATGCGCGTCGTCAACGTAACTGGTCTGGGATTCATCCGGCGCCAAGGCGACTGCGGCCGGCCCGGATCATCGGGACCCGGTCGCGTCACCGTCGGCTGCAACGTGGTCCTCGACCGCGTCGCCGTGAGCGCCACTTCCGACCTGACCTACGTGGGCGCGCAACGTCGCGTTGGCACCCGGGCCGACTTTGACACCAACCACGCGCTGGTCGAGGTGACGTCCACTCTTGGTCAGTCGCCCACGGTCAACTTCAGGCTGCTCCGGCCACCCAGGCCGCGCGTCTCCTTCAGCGGACTCAGGGACTTGCCCCTGTACAATGTCATCCAGAAGGGCTACGAACAAGAGCTGTCTCGCGTCCTTCAGGCGCAGCTCTCGGGGCCCTACCTCGCCAACCTTGGTCACGCCTGCCGGGCTGTCCGCTTCCCACGTTAG